The nucleotide window GGCTCGGTATCAACCAGTCGTGCGCCGAGTTTGGACAAGGCACGTACCCCGGCACTTGGGGCAAGGACTTCACCTTCCCGTCCACCTCGTCGATCCAGGTAAGGAtgagcgagcgagcgagacCACGCCGCACAACTGGAACTGGGGCGTGTGCTCACCATTTGTAGACGCACATCAACGATGGCTACAACATCTTCCGCGTGGCCTTCGCCATGGAACGGCTGGTGCCCAATTCCCTGACGGGGTCGCCTGACGCGGGCTACCTCAAGAACCTGACCGACACGGTCAACTTCATCACCAACGCGGGCGCGTACGCCATCCTCGACCCGCACAACTTCGGCCGGTACTACGGCAACATCATCACGGACACGACCGCCTTCGGCGCGTTCTGGACGACCGTCGCCAAGCAGTTCGCGTCCAACTCGCGCGTCATCTTCGACACCAACAACGAGTACCACGACATGGACCAGACACTCGTGCTGAACCTCAACCAGGCCGCCATCAATGCCAtccgcggcgcgggcgccacGTCGCAGTACATCTTCGCCGAGGGCAACTCGTACACGGGCGCGTGGACGTGGAACACGACCAACACGAACCTGGCGGCGCTCTCGGACCCGCAGAACAAGCTGGTCTACGAGATGCACCAGTACCTCGACAGCGACGGCTCCGGCACCAGCGCCACCTGCGTCAGCAGCGACATCGGCGTGCAGcgcatcgtcggcgccacCAGCTGGCTGCGCGCCAACGGCAAGATCGGCATCCTCGGCGAgtacgccggcggcgcgaacTCCGTCTGCCAGACCGCCGTCACCGGCCTGCTCGACCACCTCCAGGCCAACAGCGACGTGTGGGCCGGCGCTCTCTGGTGGGCCGGCGGCCCCTGGTGGGGTAACTACATCTTTTCGTTTGGTGAGTTTCTTTGCCTCCGCGACCTACGACGAGCTTCAACTGTTGGGGAGGAACCCGCTATTTCACTAACAGGCGACGCATCCAACAGAGCCTCCCTCGGGCACTGCCTACACCTACTACAACTCGCTGCTGAAGCAGTACACTCCCTGAGGGGCATCGCGAGGACGCCGGTTCAAGCAGCGTCCATGCCCTCCAAGGGCGAAGAAAGCAGGCCACGCCTTCGTGGTGCCGCGGGAGTAGGACTGATTCGTTGTATATATTCCAAGTTTGTCCTCGAGCTCTGCAGCTCTCACTTCAAGTACATATGTTGCCCTTGACCTGCGTGgttcctcgtcgtcgctgctcTGTGCCCAGATAGTCCTGATacgcgacgacggcggccttTCGGCGTGCTTGTGTCAAAGCATCCAGCTACAGAACCTGTTCCCAGGCATAATCATATCCTCGGTCCAGGAAGGTGCGTAGGTGCCAACGCCATGGACACAAGCCCGCAACGATCTCTCCCGGAGTATCCATCAATGTCATGTACCGCCTCCTCACGGGTTGCTCACGTAACTCCGCGCCCTCATCAAGTCCTCGAGATCCGCATGCAGCGGTGCAACCGGATCCCTCTCGCCGCCATTCTCGACATTGGTATCCGACCCGGACAcgtcctcgtcatccccAGCGTAGGCGTACTTGCTCCGCCTACGGATGCGCGCGCCAAACTTCCAGAACAGAAACGGGATGGCGCAGCAGGCCAGGCTCAGGAAGGCGAGGAAGGACGAGGCCCACCGGTCGCCCATGCGGTCG belongs to Thermothielavioides terrestris NRRL 8126 chromosome 5, complete sequence and includes:
- a CDS encoding glycoside hydrolase family 5 protein (CAZy_ID 269764), whose amino-acid sequence is MKSSVVVSLFASGAAAQVGPWGQCGGINWTGGTTCVSGYHCVYQNDWYSQCLPGADSTTLKTSTTSTKPTSTSTAPATTTSAAAKGKLKWLGINQSCAEFGQGTYPGTWGKDFTFPSTSSIQTHINDGYNIFRVAFAMERLVPNSLTGSPDAGYLKNLTDTVNFITNAGAYAILDPHNFGRYYGNIITDTTAFGAFWTTVAKQFASNSRVIFDTNNEYHDMDQTLVLNLNQAAINAIRGAGATSQYIFAEGNSYTGAWTWNTTNTNLAALSDPQNKLVYEMHQYLDSDGSGTSATCVSSDIGVQRIVGATSWLRANGKIGILGEYAGGANSVCQTAVTGLLDHLQANSDVWAGALWWAGGPWWGNYIFSFEPPSGTAYTYYNSLLKQYTP